The following coding sequences lie in one Haladaptatus sp. DJG-WS-42 genomic window:
- a CDS encoding Hsp20 family protein, translated as MIKELGKSLGNVIVENVGRASSRVQERKPLPVDLLESDEAYLAVFDAPGATQSDIQVRFAENAIHVRVDRFRDFHDGYEMRFPGRGLSLDGSVTLPPEAKVNTDEATATLTKSGTLEVRVPKEGESNVEIETEAERIEPDTEPLEPDDADADEA; from the coding sequence ATGATAAAGGAGCTTGGCAAATCTCTCGGTAACGTCATCGTCGAGAACGTCGGCCGCGCCTCCTCGCGCGTCCAGGAGCGAAAGCCCCTGCCCGTAGACCTCCTCGAAAGCGACGAGGCCTACCTCGCCGTTTTCGACGCCCCCGGTGCGACCCAGAGCGACATCCAGGTCCGCTTTGCAGAAAACGCCATCCACGTCCGCGTCGACCGTTTCCGCGATTTCCACGACGGCTACGAGATGCGCTTTCCCGGCCGCGGGCTCTCGCTTGACGGCAGCGTCACGCTCCCACCGGAAGCCAAAGTGAACACCGACGAAGCGACCGCAACGCTCACGAAAAGCGGCACGCTCGAAGTACGCGTTCCGAAAGAAGGCGAGTCGAACGTCGAAATCGAGACGGAAGCAGAGCGTATCGAACCCGACACCGAGCCGCTCGAACCTGACGACGCCGACGCTGACGAAGCGTAA
- a CDS encoding FAD-dependent oxidoreductase, with protein MRLHVAVVGGGAVGVTAAHDLACDGADVTLFERDELASGSSGRAAGVCYSAFPHAVDAANGRRSLARFRALSESRDDFEFTSCPYVWFAHEGDTERCEGVREQVTQMKAVGADVSLVSPEALRAEFPALETAGIGVAARCDDAGYTEPATYVRAMGAAAREVGVSIEENMPVRLAESGKLRTPTETHEFDAVVLATGVQTKQVLAEIGIPIPMKPYRVQAFTTDQTPVSEEIPMTYDATEGFYFRPRQGGLLVGDGTELFERDPDDYPKDADEEFVETNRARVERRVAFEPAVSRAWAGMCGATADFDPLVGELRDGLYVACGFQGHGFMRAPAIGERLATQVLGGEGIQAFDPRRFRGDEEFEIVEGLS; from the coding sequence GGAGCCGTTGGCGTGACCGCCGCCCACGACCTCGCCTGCGACGGCGCGGACGTAACGCTGTTCGAACGCGACGAACTTGCGAGCGGGTCGAGCGGCCGCGCTGCGGGCGTGTGCTACTCGGCGTTCCCGCACGCCGTAGACGCCGCGAACGGTCGCCGCTCACTCGCACGATTTCGCGCCCTCTCTGAGAGCCGCGACGACTTCGAATTCACCAGTTGTCCCTACGTTTGGTTCGCCCACGAAGGTGACACGGAACGCTGTGAAGGCGTGCGCGAACAGGTCACGCAGATGAAGGCGGTCGGTGCGGACGTTTCATTGGTTTCTCCCGAAGCCCTCCGAGCAGAATTTCCCGCGCTTGAAACTGCAGGAATCGGCGTCGCCGCGCGGTGTGACGATGCGGGCTACACCGAACCGGCAACGTACGTCCGAGCAATGGGAGCAGCAGCGCGGGAGGTCGGGGTCAGCATCGAGGAGAACATGCCGGTTCGACTTGCCGAATCAGGGAAGCTACGCACGCCCACTGAAACCCACGAGTTCGACGCCGTGGTGCTCGCAACCGGCGTCCAGACGAAGCAGGTACTCGCGGAGATTGGCATCCCGATTCCGATGAAGCCCTACCGCGTGCAGGCGTTTACCACCGACCAGACGCCTGTGAGCGAGGAGATTCCGATGACCTACGACGCGACGGAGGGGTTCTATTTCCGACCGCGGCAGGGCGGCTTGCTGGTCGGTGACGGGACGGAACTGTTCGAGCGAGACCCAGATGACTACCCGAAAGACGCCGACGAGGAATTTGTCGAGACGAATCGTGCGCGTGTCGAGCGGCGCGTTGCGTTCGAACCAGCCGTCTCCCGGGCGTGGGCCGGGATGTGCGGGGCAACAGCGGACTTTGACCCGCTCGTCGGCGAACTTCGAGACGGGCTGTACGTCGCCTGTGGTTTCCAAGGCCACGGCTTCATGCGCGCCCCTGCAATCGGCGAGCGACTCGCAACGCAGGTGCTCGGTGGGGAAGGAATCCAAGCGTTCGACCCGCGCCGGTTCCGCGGCGACGAAGAGTTCGAAATCGTCGAAGGGTTGAGCTGA